acagaaaactgtgcaaaatttaaaaaaaaatcttataacaTAACTACAAAtgtttagtttctttatttaatttatgtatATTAGAAGTGTTAGGAAAGTCGATACTACTGTTGGTGTTCGTGTTGGCTGGAAGATAAATACAACATGATGTGGAGGTCATCTAAAAGAATATAAATACTCTAACGTTTTTTTATTTCCTGTATGGCCACTGAAATACGTTATTTATAGTACGCAAGACATGATCAATCGAGCATTGTTAAAGAACCAACATTAATTATCAATAgtgaattttaaaatcaattacgTTGTACATAAGCTAATTTAAGATAATAACAACCATGAAAAAGGGGATGTATTAATGTTATTCTCAGAATCAACacattgtataaaataatgaaataaggGTTTTGGCCCAAAGTCCACCACACAATTGAACGGCTTGTTTTAGTTCGCTCTTTTGCTGTTCCCATAAGGTTCCTAACTACTCTGACTGCGTCTTATTGCGTCTTATTGCGTCGACActcacacttttttttattcatttattttttaaatttcttttttaacttgGCATTTACCGTCTTCATTGATGTCTTTAATATATATGTAGTGTAATAACAATTAGTGGGCAATTGACCTTTAATCTATAAACTTGAAAATGAATTCAGCTCTAGAATTTTACAAGAGTTAAGTGTATACCAAGTTAAGTCAAAATATGTCAAACTATAACTAGAGTGTTAACAAGGATATCAAATAAATTCcaactgtgaccttgacctttgtctTTCTAAATTAATAATAGGACTcttgatttcttgattttcatTAGAACTTAGTATAAACCAAGTATGGTCAAATTCCTGAAACGATGTTGTTTATAGTGTGTAACGAACAAAAAAACGGACATAGGGCATAGAACCCCTAGAACTTTGTTGGCAAGAGGAAAATCCCATTTGAATCGGAAATGCAGACAAATGTTATATTACACTCAATGAGTCTCAAAGTGTCGATTGAATTCCATTAATGAAAGCCCGTTATAGGGTATAAGAATGTAGTGACGGGAAACAATATAAACTGAAACaaagtttgtttttatcattccTTTAATGTCGGTCAGACTTttatttctaatatcaaaatagaaaagcTTAAACGATCTTTCAAAAGACTTATGATTAtgatatatagaaacaaaaatcGTGGACAACTCTTTCTAGTCTTATAACAGATGGGTTGGGATGGGggtatttttgtgtttatttgttttgtgctTAATCATTTCTATTTATGTATTTCGTTGTTTTTACTACCAGTGTGCGCATTCAAATTCATTATAACGTCAATCATTGAATAAGAGACTGCTGGTGTgtgacaggtacatacataataTTGCGGAGTGAAATATGTTCGTAAGCACTCAAAGCATCTCTTAACCTCCATTCATTCATtcgggatggatgtataagtacgtagccacgttcaattattttacctcattagataaaacttatttttctaatcattattagactgctattcaTTTGGGAGgtttaaatatgtagtttctgttgcaattgccctaccgttgtcaaatttgaaatattataccaacttggatcggtttggacatttttgattttctttgtttgaggactgccctcaatgcagttataacatctaaactgtcacaacctttggaaatttagagttgtgaCAGTTCACAttgaaaataactattttcatttggcatagCTTTGTAATCTTTgagccgtgtttggaaattttaaaattgtatcagcgtctgtggtgttcgcttaaattgtataaatttcaagattcagaaaaagtttctcagtttgaatatatttacatgattcatttgacattgtgctattattgaagaacgatatctgttatccaaaatatctaatagttgttcattttatagttatttaatggtgatgttgtaccctttttgacttgttatatatatataacaaaaaaatttgcgaaagcaaatttacagatctaatattgttgggttgatgtttagacgagttgtatatatatatatatatatatatagagagaattgaacatatatatatatagcagatTAACAGGGTATTTATATAAAAAGCAGGTTACaggtttttaaaaaatctttaaaaaccacaaaaaaaaacagatacaGTGTGCCTAACATGCCTATAAGTCCTAGGAATTTGGTTTTATTCAATTTTCTCAATTCAGTGATGCGTTTTTCCACTCAACATGTTCAAGATCATTCAACATACCAGTCCAGTTGTCATACTCTTGGAAATCAACTAAGACACTTTTATCACGATAAAGATCTATCAATTTTCCAACGCTCTCATGGGTCACTCCGTGTGATTCCTTTGTGGTTGGTTTCAATCGAACTAAGCTACCTTTAGTAATTGAAGTATTTATAGATTTAATCCTAGCACTAGCGCTAAATGTCAAAACACctattattttttcaatgtcaGTCTTTATTGTTTTTGCAGGATCAAAGATTACCTTTGCTGGTAGTTCTGTAACATCTTCCTTACTTTTTAAAGACggtatatttttattcatttcggTTACTGATACTAGAAACATCGTATTATTTTGTTTGCTCATAGACGTTTTAACGTTATTTATAGATTCCTTGTCCTTTTCAATTTCATATCTACGTTTGTTTATCTCCTGTTCAATTCTCTGAGtctcttttaatttcttttcatcaATCTCTTTCAAATATGCATTCGATAGATTATTGATGACATCAAccaggtctttccttttttcgtCGATTTTACTCTTTGCGATCTCTGTTGCATCTTTGAATTGTTCCATTGTGTTTTTAAGGGCATCTACTTTCTTTTCGGCATCCTGTATAGCACTTTCGAACGATTTGACCTTGGTATTCAATTCTGACTTTTTCCGTGATACAGTTTCATCTATTAAGCAGAAATCGTGTTTCTTGTGAGAATTTGGTAAACATATACTACAAAGCAAACAGGAACACGTATTACAGAAATAAAGGAATCTCTCATCATGTTTCTCGCAAATGGGTGTTTTTTCTTCCGGGTTGGTTGTATGTGCATGTTGAAAAACGTGATGTTTACatggttttgtttttaaatgtgaTATTTCACATACGTTACAAAAGTACTGTTCACAGTCTACACAGAACCTGCTCCCTGGAGAACTCTCACATATTTCACAAGACTTGATAGAACACTGAGCCATATTTATCCGAATTATCAATATGTACACATATATACGCCACCTGGTGTAATACATGTGCGTTTGTTAAACCAAAAATAGCTTATTCAAAAAGCTGGTCTTTAGCGCATTTCATTCGTACTATATCAAATTCATTTATACTGTTTGCAAAAAGTAGCATCCTGATGGGGTTTAAATGCAAACGTtatatacacaagaaacataCAATACATGAAAAATATAGTATAGACATGAAACAAAATagttacattatatatgtacatgtctTCTACATATTTTACAAGGCTTTTAGATTACTGGACGCTAagcaatatatagaaaaaaacagtTTTACACATTAAATTCAGCATTGAAAGTTATTATGATagcttgaattttaaaggatgtagcCCACATACTTCCAGGTAACATGCCCTGTATATATCAAAGTCATGGTATTCTCATGAGTTATCATAATAACTCCATCTACCCATAAAATCTTATTTTGGACAATATGAGagcatacaatatacatgtatacagtcagaactaaatgtactactcagactcaagtctcatttttttttttattaaacttagaGAAAGAAAACACAAAATAGTGTTCATCTCCTGTGACTTATAAGGTAGATCTGATATGTGACATAATCAATGAAAAGATTTGTTGAGAGTTTACATGAAGTTTGCCAAAGGAAGTACAGAATAagaagattgtgaattatttgaatatttcttttttgttttaaacttttgttaagttttgaattagtctgtgggctaccataggcggatccaggggtgcCCACCCCCCCTTCGTGGGAAAATAACTGTTGATTATATAGGGCATAACTGGCATAAacataatgaaaatatatatcaatttacAATTATTGCATGCTAAAGAGATAAGCATCCTGTAATTAATACTGTACAGATGCCATGGATGCGTTGATAATCTTATATGTACACTGTAAGGAATGTCTATCAGATATCCTTGTATAATTCGTACAAAAAAGTTATACTTCCCAAAACGATAACTTATTTTCATAAGCAATATATAGTTAGAGGAATGGAAGGAGGAAGTTTCGAATCAGATCTACTATAACATCGTTAGGTTGTTTTGTTaggtatttataatatattacttATTTATTGATTTAGATAAACAATAGTATAGCTAAAGAATGACCGCGGAATCATTACTGATTTTAATAGAAAGGGTTAGTATAAAGTGGAAACCCGCAAACTTCTATTTTTGACAATATGAAAATTACCATGGAGCTTGGACGCAGCTGAAGAAATCACAAATCaagatgcatattttcaacatcgACAAAAGTTGCTTTCAACAAaagtaaattgattgattgaatttTGCTTGCAATTGTTTCCttcatattcaggacgagaataacttataaattacaaaattagATATGTTATGAAAGTCAAATGGAATGCCAGATATGGCGTGGAGGACTGGCATTATGTAGGTAAACGAAACCTATCAAAAGAGGTTTAATGCATACTTTTCTTCTAAAGGAAATTACTATATCAAGTAAGGAATATTTCCTGCCCTTCCCATTCGTTGGACATTTTatagcttttggttttgccatctGTTAAAAGACTTTCAGTTTTTGATTTTAtgtggagttcggtattttgctattttactttataaaaataaattattatttactCTTTAACAGGTTTCATAATTTTTCTACTCACTTGCTCGTTTCTGCGTGTGTTTCATTTCAAtggtgtgtttctgttgtgtagtacttttcctcttatatttgatgtgtttccctcagttttagtttgtaacccgcatttgtttttttctcaatagatttatgaatttaaaacagcggtatactactgttgcctttatttgtgttatatttttaactttttcacaCTTCATTATGTCAGATAACACACTAACACGATCTATAATAACCTAACAACCTATCGTTTTGTATACTATAACATGTTGTTACATTGTAGTAGACAGCATTAATTAtacaatacatacatgtataatgcgaaaatatattatttatttgtatcaGGTTTAGTAACAGTACGAAAAGTGAGTACACATTGTTTTAATATACAGAACATATCCTGAACTTTAATCCCAACAACTGAATGTCTAGGTTATATAAATCTAAATCTATGTTCATTAATCGCGGATCACACAAAGGTCCCACAAATTAACTAGTACGAAAAAGGAAATATgcatataatagttatcaaaggtaccaggattataatttagtacgccagacgcgcgtttcgtctacataagactcatcagtgacgctcatatcaaaatatttataaggccaaacaagtaaatagttgtagagcattgaggatccaaaattccaaaaagtggtgccaaatacggctaaggtaatctatgcctgggataagaaaatccttagtttttcataaaattcaaagttttgtaaacaggaaatttataaaaatgaccccattattgatattcatgtcaacaccgaaatattgactactgggttggtgttaccctcggggacgaaacgtccaccagcagtggcatcgacccagtggtgtaaatagttatcaaaggtaccaggattgtaagaCTCATCATATAACCGCAGAATAAAGTATCATTTCATTTAGTTAAGCTCTTAGAAAGGGGAAGGTCTTGCTTCAAGTCGCTGTTTCTCTATCTGCGTCTCGTAAAGTTAAGAATCTTCGAATTCATTAGATATGGTATTTGATGGTTTATCTTGCCATGCATATGCACAGGTGAAAGTGTTTATTTATCATGTGTTTGTTCACAATCCCAATACTGCTAAATCCGGTGTAATACCGCTTCTAGGAAACATACCACATACAATTTCATTATACAGTTTACGAGGAACTAGTTAACTATATAGAGAACGTGTAAACTGTTTGCTAGTTTGGCTTATACAGTATTACTCCATACTAGCGCAAGTAAATGCTGTTTTCCATTATTTAGGAAAAAACTGATACTTCAAAATTCCATCTGAACCAAGTAAAATTACAGGGGATCCTGAGCTACTATAAAAATAATACAGATTCAATGCACAATTACTGTCCTGTTCAGGTTCATGCTTCACCATTAGCGAACGACCATTTAACTCCAAGGTGGATGGGGCGTCATGGTTTCCTTAAGAAATATTCTTTTCCtcaattatataattttgaaatattgtggtcaagctgatgactaaaaaaatataatctgtATCCAAATTTTATCTATATCTTATAGGGTTAAATTTGGGGGAAAATATGTTTATTGGTAGCATAGAAAAACCTTAATACAAAAGTGCAACcctctttttttaaaagtaaatggttGGTCACCCTTATCGCATGAGGGATTTAAGAACCGTATTTTGTAGAATGTTTCTTCAATAATCTTCAACTTCATTTTCATTTAACCTCACAACTgttctgattgattgatttatttttgtttaacgCCACTGTCAACACTGttgtgctatttcgtggcagTCAGTTGTTATTGGTGGTGGTAGCTGGAACCCCGGAGAGAAacggtaggaaaactgacaatcccaATCAATTAATATAGGAGTTCGAACACACCTGTCCTgtgtgggattcgaactcacaacctcagagtTTGGAGGCCAGTGATACTTCTACTACTAAGACTCTTCGACCACCGAGGCCCTTacaactgttttgatatgatagTGCTACTGATGATGTGTTAAAACTTTATCGACCTGCTGCGTGCTTTTATAGGGGCAAGCCGAGGACCACGTCCGGGTttgggattttctcgctacattaaacacccattggtggccttcggctgttatctccTCTTTGATTGTTATATCATTGAcctattcccaatttccattctcaactttatttgaTAAGTTGTCTTCTATTTACCTCCGACAAAAACAAGTTTgtcattatattttcattttgtgaaACAAACATCATGTACGCATTGAATCctttctgaataaaaaatatataatttgaacatgcatgaacaGTAAACAAAAACATACACCTTTCTTTGTTTCATTGTATGAAACAATACTTGGTCAAAACTTTACTGCTTTGAATTAAAAAAGTACATAGAAACATTTAGAACTATGGGAGATGTTGTATTGATCAATCGACtgtttataatgtatatttgtAAGTGAATTTAATGCCTTTCATTTTTTCGTTGTAAATTCTGTCAAATTCTTCATTATCTGCGACAGTAAAATGGTTCTTCCAGTCTCCGACTTCTCCtgcaataacaaaatataaataacagtGTACCAATAAATATCGACCAGATATATATTGCTCGATTATTATTTAGCAATGTTACGAAAATGTGATATGAACTGACTCATGAATGGACTTTCAAACTAGTATGGGATATGGGGGGTCGGTGGCTGAGTGATATAAGTAAATTTTCTTAATTATCACAAGCGGGTTAGCACTGGAATATCAAACCCCATACGTGGCAAGTGCGCGTTTGACATTCTAAATAGACAAGGATTATGCACACGTTGCTTTTTCAAAGAGTAGAGATCCATAACACGATATAAGAGAACAGTGTGAAGCGTATTGTCTGTAAAAAGCTGTAAACAAAACATGTATTGTGTGCATTAATTAAAATGATAAGTGATCAACGTATATTTTGGAGTTGTGAGAAGGATATTTGTAAAACAACCTGAAATATAGATATAGGGAATTTCACAAAAGATGCTTTATCCCACCGCATGTTTGTGTTGGTTCCAAGTAAAGAGTAACtgtatggcctttgttagtcttgtttgtttttcaattttagtcCATTGATGTGTGTTGATATGTTTTGGAGCTTAGCATGACGTCCATTGTCAATGAACAAGTATGCTTTTTTATTACAGTGACCAGCTTTATCCCGCCTCCGGCTGCGGGATTTCTCGTTGTTTCCTATAATTTTAGTGGTATGAATGAGCGCAAACATGGTCACATTGACATgccctgctggttagaacagggtcccTTTTTGACGTCTTTCTGGTTAGAACATGTACACGGTCATATTTTAATGCCCTGCTGGTgagaacatgttttttttaaaataacacctACATTTTAAGTATTTGTGTTGATCAGGATCGTTTagttgactgtttttaaaagatacCTTCTTGAACTGTATCTATTTTATATggtctagaacagggtatacatTTTCTGAGCGTCGATCTATAGAACAGGGTacgtatttcaatattttctagtTAGAACACGGTATGGTTTAGCAAGTGCTGTCGGCACAGTTATACAGGAAAGGATTGTTAGGATTATTGATCACTTAACTATAACCAAATTAATGACATCACTGTCATTATTGATACACATTGTTGTTATTGTCGATCATTTCTAACTGTTTTCGTTGAATGTAATTTTTTTGtacagaataagaataagaataagaatattttatttccaattaaagggccctaTATAGAGCTTTCATGACATTACATATAAGTACTTAAGATTAGACATAAATTAGAGACATACAATATAggaaaacaaaattgtttaataCTATTAAAAATGCTATAAAAGGCCAGGACAGAACCAGATAATACAATTTACATCTTTAAATTATACCATTTAAAATTATACACCActcaaaatatgtatatttgtggctaatttgcatttattatttttgaacttCTCCTTATCTCTAGATTTTGAGATAAATAATTTCCTAAACATTTATACACATTTAAATTTTCTTGTGTAAATAGCcataaaaactttgaaaaattgtctaaagattgaaaattatttcaatttagagaaatttcagtaaaaaaatcatttctgttATCAATATATAGTGGACATTCAGTTACAACGTGTATCTCATCTTCAACTTTATTTAAAGTACAGTATAAACATTTTCTCAGTGTCCTATTCACATAAAGTTTAGCATATCTATCAGTCTCAATCCTTAATGGATGAGCGCTTATTCTAATTTTACAGATACTTAAATGTTATAGATACTAGATACACAATGTTATAGATACTTGATCATTCTTGTTAAAAGTACAAACCTGATGAATGATAAATAGATACACGCATACTGTGTTTTTGTTGGGGTCTTTAAACAAGAGTCccgataaacaagaatgtgtccatagtacacgaatgccccactcgcactatcattttctatgttcagtggaccgtgaaattggggtcaaaactttaatttggaattaaaattagaaagatcatatcatagggaacatgtgtactaagtttcaagttgatgtaactttaacttcatcaaaaactaccttgaccaaaaactttaacctgaacttcgcactatcattttctatgttcagtggaccgtgaaattggggtcaaaactttaatttggaattaaaattagaaagatcatatcatagggaacacatgtgtactaagtttcaagttgatgtaactttaacttcatcaaaaactaccttgaccaaaaactttaacctgaacttcgcactatcattttctatattcagtggaccatgaaattggggtcaaaactataatttggcagtaaaattagaaagataatatcatggggaacatgtgtactaagtttcaagttgattggacttcaacttcttcaaaaactaccttgaccaaaaactttaacctgaagcggacggacgaacggacggacggacaaacggaggcacagaccagaaaacataatgcccctctactatcgtaggtggggcataataaaaatccCGAATTCCCGGACGTAAATACACGTAAATCCCGTATCTGTATTAGACTGAATCCCGAAATCCCGATGTTAAAATAGCTCTTTCCCGAAATCCCGAACTTAAAAAGTGACAATCACGGAGTcacgataaaggtcctatcccccctcattaaGGGAACCAAACTATTAAAACACGAATCACTGGATGTAAGATTAATCTCCCGTTACCCGACCCGTTCAAACAATCTGAATattattagaccgttggttttcccatttgaatggtttcacactagtaattttggggccctttatagctttttgttcgtgGTGAGCAAACTTTTTGAAggccccgtgttgaaggccgtacattgacctataatggtttacttttataaattgttatttggatggagagttgtctcattggcagt
Above is a window of Mytilus galloprovincialis chromosome 7, xbMytGall1.hap1.1, whole genome shotgun sequence DNA encoding:
- the LOC143083926 gene encoding uncharacterized protein LOC143083926, whose product is MAQCSIKSCEICESSPGSRFCVDCEQYFCNVCEISHLKTKPCKHHVFQHAHTTNPEEKTPICEKHDERFLYFCNTCSCLLCSICLPNSHKKHDFCLIDETVSRKKSELNTKVKSFESAIQDAEKKVDALKNTMEQFKDATEIAKSKIDEKRKDLVDVINNLSNAYLKEIDEKKLKETQRIEQEINKRRYEIEKDKESINNVKTSMSKQNNTMFLVSVTEMNKNIPSLKSKEDVTELPAKVIFDPAKTIKTDIEKIIGVLTFSASARIKSINTSITKGSLVRLKPTTKESHGVTHESVGKLIDLYRDKSVLVDFQEYDNWTGMLNDLEHVEWKNASLN